TCAAGTGCGGTGTGAGCTTTCGCCGCTGGCCGTCGCTGATCTGCAAGAGATCGGCGACTACATTGCGCAGGACAACCCGCGCCGTGCCGAAACCTTCGTCGATGAATTGATCGACCAGGCAGAGAAGATCACCAAAATGCCGAGTGGCTATACAGCGCGCGAGGATCTTGTTCCTGGCCTGCGCATGTGCTCCCATGGGCGATACATCCTCTTCTTCCGGATTGTTGGATCTGTCGTCAGGGTCGAGCGTGTCTTGCACAGTAGCCGCGACATCGATACAGACGATTTCTCAGGTTGAAATAGGCAGTCTCGGAAGTTATAGGCCCACGTCGGCCCAGCGACCCTCCTCCGTAATGACTGTCTAAAGACGCGGTTGTCTTTAGACAGTCCCCTCTTTCGAGGGTCCTGCGAGGCCACCGACCAGTAGCCCCAAGTTGGGTTTGACTCCGAAAGCATCCCCAGCCGGGGGTGTCCCGGCCAGGGGCTGATTTCGCTTAGACGAACCCAGTCACGTCATCAAAATCGGCAAAGCCGTCATTGCCGGAGCTGGATTCACCCGCGCCGGGGTGGCTGGCGCGCCGCTCTTGCGAGTGGGATGCGCCTTCGTCTCGGCCTTGTTGCGGGGGCCGCGTGCTCTGCTGCCCCTGTGCGAAGCCAGAACGGCTCGCGC
The DNA window shown above is from Hydrogenophaga sp. BPS33 and carries:
- a CDS encoding type II toxin-antitoxin system RelE/ParE family toxin produces the protein MRCELSPLAVADLQEIGDYIAQDNPRRAETFVDELIDQAEKITKMPSGYTAREDLVPGLRMCSHGRYILFFRIVGSVVRVERVLHSSRDIDTDDFSG